DNA from Salmo salar chromosome ssa24, Ssal_v3.1, whole genome shotgun sequence:
AAACCTATTGACTTCCAAGTTCAGAACTGCACAACTGTTAAGACTAAATAAAATGCAAAACAGTGCCTTGCATTCACATAAAAAAAGTTACCACACCAGGGACAGACAGTTAATAAATAATGGTCCATTTCAATTGAGAAATAAATGTCTATAATTCAGTGTATGTTTAACCTTGGTGCCTTTCAGGTTTAACTGATAAAATGTCCAATTGTAATCACATGGCAGGCAAGTCACCAAGTTCACTCAAATGATCGATGTTCAGCGATCATTTAACACTTCAAACCAATGCCCAATACTACTGCCACACTGTGGAAAGCCCAAACTTCCGAACTTGACCTTTGTCGAGCCATGACTTAAAACACTGTCATACACTAAGTTGAGTCTCACGCCATATCTGATCATTCAATAAACCAGTTGTAGACCCAAACCGTACAACAGTTCTTAAAATAACGACCCATATATTACCAGTTTCTCTTGCTTTACATGTAAGGGTCAAGTCCTTAATGCCATATACATGCAAATTCCTAAAAGCGTAGCTTCAGTGGTGAAAATACGAATCAAGTATTGAATCTCTGCCACCGTAAAAGGAAGCTTTCATGCACTCAAGCACCCACAATCAAGAAATAAGTGTGTCCATTTATGTTGATGTTGATTATAGAAAGCAGAGTATTTGCAGAGAATATCCATTAGGTACAGTTTTTGGATCACATATCTGTAGGTGTTTGAGACAAGGCCAATAGACATGCTCATAGAGAAGCAAGGATGTAAGAGAAAGAAGTGGCCGGGCTGGCTACATTAAGGCGTGTATGCAGGAGGCGGCTGGAACTGGTTGGCAATGTCATAATCGGCAGGATATGTTTCACTGCTCTCCTCCATCTCTGAGAGAAGCTCTAgagcctgctcctcctcctctgtggGGTAGTGGCGCAGCAGGTTGGCAGCTGTGGCCAGAATGGAGGCTCCGCCAGCCCCCGCCACCAGGTAGAAGCTAATGGCAAACGTGACGTAGATGAGTGATCCGTGGTACTTCTTGTGCTGCTGCTGTAGCGACAAGATGAGCTCTGAGGCCCAGTAGCAGAACCCGATTACTGTGGCACACTGCAGCACTAAAACCATAAAAAGAAAGAGCAGGCAGGGGGAAAAAAGGAAAGGGATTATTTGATTTCCATTGTTTCTACTAGGGCCAGTATTGTGATACTCATTAGtattgtggcaaggaaacaaaacaatttattttttaacttatttagCAAAACAGCccaaatgttggaaacaaacatcaatatgtcatccagagtcacacatatttattttccaagctatagcacacaatatttacatacagcaggtttttaaaggaccaaagagtttggtctgctttgtgttttcatttttttccATGAGAAAAATATTGCCATACTGGTATCGTACCAGCCCTAGTTTATACTTTGCCTTGAAATCGTTGTCACACTTTAGCTGAATAGCTCATTTTCTCTCTTGTCCAGGGCCCAAACCCATTCATACCTGTGAGAATGTGGGCAAATGCATATCTGCGGGTGATCTTGAGGGCAGGGTGCTTGGGCCCAAAGACATCCAAAAGGAAAGCTATCAGGCTGCATAGGATGCCCAGGAAGCAGAAGGCAGCAATGACCCTTAGCAGCAAGATGGTCTGGGAGTTCACACAATAATCTGAAGAAGAAGTTGGTGATAGTTAACACAAACCACAGGTAGTATGTGCTTTGAGCCACTGTTGGCAAAATCATTACTTACCCTCCAGGAGTTTTGGGTCAATGTATCCCAGGACATCAGCCACTCCAAGCTCCTGCTTGGGACACGTCCCTCCATGAACTCGGACCCAAGCTGGTTCGGCCAAGGCCGTACATAGAGCCGTGATGGACAGTGCTCCGGGGAGGGCAGATGCCAAGCTTCGCTCTGGCTGCTTGGGCAATGCGGTACCCCCTCTCCTTCGCCGGCTTCCGGGGACAGTGGTACCCGGCGGTGCATACATTGTCATCCAATTCCCACTTGGTCGTCAACCAGGAGTCAGTGCCTGATTTATAGCTATGCTAAGTCAGTCTTCAAATGACAGACAGCTTTTGTTTTGACAAAGCGCCCTTCTGTCTGTGAAATGATCAGCCAACTTAACTAAAACCGATAACGTTAGTGTAGGTCAACTGGTAACAATGTGTCAAATA
Protein-coding regions in this window:
- the LOC106585551 gene encoding transmembrane protein 127 codes for the protein MTMYAPPGTTVPGSRRRRGGTALPKQPERSLASALPGALSITALCTALAEPAWVRVHGGTCPKQELGVADVLGYIDPKLLEDYCVNSQTILLLRVIAAFCFLGILCSLIAFLLDVFGPKHPALKITRRYAFAHILTVLQCATVIGFCYWASELILSLQQQHKKYHGSLIYVTFAISFYLVAGAGGASILATAANLLRHYPTEEEEQALELLSEMEESSETYPADYDIANQFQPPPAYTP